In Lytechinus variegatus isolate NC3 chromosome 12, Lvar_3.0, whole genome shotgun sequence, a single window of DNA contains:
- the LOC121424923 gene encoding E3 ubiquitin-protein ligase RMND5A-like isoform X2 codes for MRVSGLSVLCTCRAYGYVALLLSAASAVGLDQIEYATTTCTAPHDDQFNLFHNHLLSSSIKRVREITSRLSNEHKDIHSSVSKVGKSIDKNFVSELIDLNQDPTYGNEDRMKLLNTVIFEHFLRQGMLDIAENLSQESNLDVSDSAKEPFVEINRILAALQEKNLQPALQWAANHREQLRSQNSSLEFKLHRLHFIELIRQGPEKQIEALLYARHFSQFAGAHEKELQVLMGSFLYIRQGLEASPYARLLDPVNWLEICDVFTQDACSLLGLSIESPLTVGVSAGTIALPALQKIKQVMQQRQCHVMWTAKDELPIEVELEPRQRYHSIFACPILRQQASENNPPMRLACGHAISRDSLNKLINGNKIKCPYCPVESSPNDAKQLHL; via the exons ATGCGTGTGAGTGGTCTATCTGTGCtgtgtacatgtagggcctatGGCTATGTTGCTTTGTTACTGAGTGCAGCCAGTGCAGTGGGCTTAGACCAAATCGAATATGCCACAACTACATGTACCG ctCCCCATGATGACCAATTCAATCTGTTTCATAATCACCTGCTGTCATCCAGTATAAAGCGTGTAAGAGAGATAACATCCAGACTTAGTAATGAACATAAAGATATTCATAGTAGTGTCTCCAAAGTAGGAAAATCAATAGACAAA AATTTTGTAAGTGAATTGATAGACCTGAACCAAGACCCAACGTATGGCAATGAAGACCGCATGAAACTCCTCAATACAGTCATCTTTGAACACTTTCTAAGGCAGGGTATGCTAGACATTGCAGAAAATCTATCTCAG GAATCCAATCTTGATGTGTCAGACTCTGCTAAAGAACCATTTGTAGAAATCAACAGAATCCTTGCTGCACTGCAGGAGAAGAATCTGCAACCAGCATTACA ATGGGCAGCAAATCACAGGGAGCAACTCAGGTCACAGAACAGTTCACTGGAATTCAAGTTACACAGGTTACACTTCATAGAGCTCATACGGCAAGGTCCAGAGAAGCAGATTGAAGCTCTCCTTTATGCACGTCATTTCTCACAGTTTGCAGGAGCCCATGAAAAAG AATTGCAGGTCTTGATGGGTAGTTTCCTGTACATCCGTCAAGGCTTGGAAGCCTCACCTTACGCACGTCTCTTAGATCCTGTTAACTGGTTGGAAATATGTGACGTCTTTACCCAGGATGCCTGCTCCCTCTTGGGCTTGTCTATTGAAAGTCCTCTTACAGTGGG TGTTTCAGCAGGTACCATAGCACTGCCAGCTCTTCAGAAGATCAAACAGGTTATGCAACAGAGACAGTGCCATGTCATGTGGACTGCTAAGGATGAACTGCCA ATTGAAGTTGAGCTTGAGCCAAGACAACGCTACCACTCTATATTTGCTTGCCCCATCCTGAGACAACAAGCCTCAGAAAACAACCCTCCAATGCGTTTAGCATGTGGTCATGCAATCTCAAGAGATTCACTCAATAAACTCATCAATGGAAACAA GATCAAATGCCCTTATTGTCCAGTAGAATCTTCACCAAATGATGCCAAACAGCTTCATTTGTAA
- the LOC121424923 gene encoding E3 ubiquitin-protein ligase RMND5A-like isoform X1 translates to MEACMNVEREADKVIGKFHGVLNHAERTLDELIENLASVQEELSKSPHDDQFNLFHNHLLSSSIKRVREITSRLSNEHKDIHSSVSKVGKSIDKNFVSELIDLNQDPTYGNEDRMKLLNTVIFEHFLRQGMLDIAENLSQESNLDVSDSAKEPFVEINRILAALQEKNLQPALQWAANHREQLRSQNSSLEFKLHRLHFIELIRQGPEKQIEALLYARHFSQFAGAHEKELQVLMGSFLYIRQGLEASPYARLLDPVNWLEICDVFTQDACSLLGLSIESPLTVGVSAGTIALPALQKIKQVMQQRQCHVMWTAKDELPIEVELEPRQRYHSIFACPILRQQASENNPPMRLACGHAISRDSLNKLINGNKIKCPYCPVESSPNDAKQLHL, encoded by the exons atggaagcTTGCATGAATGTCGAGAGAGAAGCTGATAAAGTTATTGGGAAATTTCACGGTGTTTTGAATCATGCTGAGAGAACATTAGATGAATTAATAGAAAACCTTGCATCTGTGCAAGAAGAATTGTCAAAGT ctCCCCATGATGACCAATTCAATCTGTTTCATAATCACCTGCTGTCATCCAGTATAAAGCGTGTAAGAGAGATAACATCCAGACTTAGTAATGAACATAAAGATATTCATAGTAGTGTCTCCAAAGTAGGAAAATCAATAGACAAA AATTTTGTAAGTGAATTGATAGACCTGAACCAAGACCCAACGTATGGCAATGAAGACCGCATGAAACTCCTCAATACAGTCATCTTTGAACACTTTCTAAGGCAGGGTATGCTAGACATTGCAGAAAATCTATCTCAG GAATCCAATCTTGATGTGTCAGACTCTGCTAAAGAACCATTTGTAGAAATCAACAGAATCCTTGCTGCACTGCAGGAGAAGAATCTGCAACCAGCATTACA ATGGGCAGCAAATCACAGGGAGCAACTCAGGTCACAGAACAGTTCACTGGAATTCAAGTTACACAGGTTACACTTCATAGAGCTCATACGGCAAGGTCCAGAGAAGCAGATTGAAGCTCTCCTTTATGCACGTCATTTCTCACAGTTTGCAGGAGCCCATGAAAAAG AATTGCAGGTCTTGATGGGTAGTTTCCTGTACATCCGTCAAGGCTTGGAAGCCTCACCTTACGCACGTCTCTTAGATCCTGTTAACTGGTTGGAAATATGTGACGTCTTTACCCAGGATGCCTGCTCCCTCTTGGGCTTGTCTATTGAAAGTCCTCTTACAGTGGG TGTTTCAGCAGGTACCATAGCACTGCCAGCTCTTCAGAAGATCAAACAGGTTATGCAACAGAGACAGTGCCATGTCATGTGGACTGCTAAGGATGAACTGCCA ATTGAAGTTGAGCTTGAGCCAAGACAACGCTACCACTCTATATTTGCTTGCCCCATCCTGAGACAACAAGCCTCAGAAAACAACCCTCCAATGCGTTTAGCATGTGGTCATGCAATCTCAAGAGATTCACTCAATAAACTCATCAATGGAAACAA GATCAAATGCCCTTATTGTCCAGTAGAATCTTCACCAAATGATGCCAAACAGCTTCATTTGTAA